One Mycolicibacterium sp. TUM20985 genomic window, GCCCCGCAATGGTTCGGACGCCGAGCGCACCCTCTGGGCCGAGGGCATCGACGCGTTGGCGGGTCTCGGCGACAACGTCTTCTGCAAGCTCTCCGGTCTGGCGATGCCGCTCGCATCGATGGCGGTCGAGGCGCAGGCGCCCTGGCTCGAATACGCCATCGACGCCTTCGGCGTCGACCGCTGCATGTTCGGGAGCAACTTCCCCGTCGACGGGATGCACGGCACCCTCGACCAGCTGCTCACCACCTTCTCGACCATCACCGCGGGCCTCGACGCCGTCGCCCGTGACAAGGTCCTCGCCGCCAACGCGGAACGCGTCTACCGCTGCTAGCCGGGCCATGGCGAGGGATACTGTCGACATGGCTGATCTCAACGTGCTCGGTGGACCGCTCGATCCCTGTGGTACGGAGCCGATGACGGGGTTCCATCGGGACGGCTGCTGCTCGACTGGTGCCGAGGACGTCGGGCTTCACACGATCTGTGCGGTCGTCACTACCGAGTTCCTCGAGCACCAGCGCAGCATCGGGAACGACTTGTCGACGCCGATGCCGCAGTACCGGTTCCCTGGCCTGGTGCCCGGCGACCGCTGGTGCGTCACTGCCGTGAATTGGCTACGCGCACAACAGGATGGGTATGCCGCCCCGGTGGTGCTGGCCGCCAGCCACGAACGCACACTGGACGTCGTGGCCCTGGAGGTGCTGCGACAGCACGCCGTCGACGTGCCCGACGACCTGGGCAGCCTCTGAGACTGCCGTCATCAGGCTGAGGCCGTCGCGCCGAAGAAGTCCCGCTCGATCTCACCCACCGGAGTGCCGACGGGTGGATACGCCCGCACGTATTCCTCTACCCGCGCAACGGATTTCGCCGATTCACCGGCCATCGTAAACAGCCGCAGCATCACCGCGGCATCGGATTGGCTGGCATGCGCCGCCAGTGCCGCCAGCTTTTGAGCCCAGAACGCCCCCACGTCGATGACTGTGGTGACCTCGGAGTCGTCGACGCCGAGTTCGTCGGGTGGCACCCAGGCGTCGGCACCGAAGGCGCCTCGCACGTCGGACTGCACCGCCCGCAGCCGGCTGAACGACATCGCGATGTAGTAGAGCCGTGGAACGTGGCCGCCCCGTGCGTCATTCGCGATGGCACCGTGCGCCGCGGCGACGAGTTCGTGTGTGCGGATGTGGTCCGGATGTCCGGACAGCCCGTTGGGCGGGTAGGTCACCAGCACGTCCGGCTCATAGCGGCGGATGAGCTCGACCACGCGCGTCATCATTGGCCCTGACGGGCGCACGCTGAAGGCGTCCGCCGCGACCCGTTCATCGTCGGCGGGCAGCCCCGAATCCGGGTAGCCGAGCTCCACGACCTCACCTACCCCCAGCGCGGTGGCAGCCGCGGCCAGCTCCCCCGAGCGGTGCGCCGCCACCCGACGCGGATCGTGTCCGTCGTCGCCGGGTTTCGCCCCGGTGTCACCGGCGTCGCCCCTGGCGCCGTCGGTACAGGTCACCAGGACGGTGTGGCACCCCGCGGCCGCGTAGCGCGCCAGGGTGCCACCGGTCTGACTGGACTCGTCGTCGGGGTGGGCGTGCACGATCATCAGCACCGGTACGCGCTCGGTCATTGGCATCACCATGCGCCGATCTCTTCGGATGCGCCAGACGGAACCGGACACTGGAGGCATGACCTGCACGGATGCGCCGATGCGTGGTGACCGACGAGGCTGAACGCCGATCATTGACGGGCCCGGCAGGAATGACCCGGATGAAGCGCGACGTTGTCGTGGTGACCGTGAACGAAAGTGAGACCGTCCGTGCCCGGTAGCTCCGATCGACTTCATCTCGCCATCGCGCTGGACGGGACGGGGTGGCACCCCGCGTCGTGGCGTGAACCCGAGGCGCGCCCCGCCGACCTGTTGACGGCCGGCTACTGGACCGACCTGGTCGTCGAAGCCGAGCGGGGCCTGGTGGACTTCGTGACCATCGAAGACGGTCTGACACTGCAGTCCGAACACCCCTTCCACCCCGACGATCGCACCGACCGGGTCCGAGGCCGACTCGATGCCACGCTCATCGCGTCGCGGGTGGCCCCCCGAACCCGTCACGTCGGCCTGATCCCGACGGTCATCGCCACCCACACCGAGCCCTTCCACGTGTCGAAGGCCATCGCGACCCTCGACTACGTCAGCTCGGCCCGGGCCGGCGTCCGCGTGCAGGTGACCGCGCGTGAGGACGCTGCCCGCAACTTTGGCAGGCGCAACATGTCCGACCCGTCGGACGCCGACGACCTCATGGGCGAAGCGGCCGACTACGTCGAGGTCGTCCGCCGGTTGTGGGACAGCTGGGAGGACGGCGCAGAGATCCGCGACATCACCACCGGGCGATTCGTCGATCGGAAGAAATTGCACTACATCGACTTCGAAGGGTCGCGGTTCTCGGTCAAGGGCCCGTCCATCACACCGCGGCCCCCGCAGGGACAACCGGTCGTCGCCGCGCTCGGCCATGCCCAGCCGGTATACGAACTCATCGCCGATGCCGCCGACGTCGGCTTCGTCACCCCTCATGACCCCGCCGAGGTGACGACGCTCGTCCAGGCCATCGCCGCGCACCGTCGAGACCCGGCACCGGTCCGGGTGTTCGCCGATCTGGTGGTGTTCCTCGACGACACTGCCGAGGCCGCGACCCGACGCCGCGAACGTCTCGATCACGTCGCGGGACGTGAATACCGCAGCGACGCAGAGATCTTCGCCGGTACCCCGACGGAACTCGCCGACCTGTTGCAGCAATGGCACGAGGCGGGAGCCGACGGTTTCCGCCTGCGCCCCGCGACGCTGCCGCACGACCTTCGCCAGGTCACCAACGCGCTCGTTCCTGAACTACAGTCCCGCGGCCTGTTCCGGACCGCCTACCCGGGGAGCACCCTGCGCGAGACGCTGGACCTGCCCCGACCCGCCAACCGCTACTCGACCGCCCAGGACCACGCATGACCAAGGCACTCAAGCAGATTCACCTCGCCGCCCACTTCCCCGGCGTCAACAACACCACGGTGTGGAGTGACCCGGAATCCGGCAGTCACATCGACTTCAGTTCGTTCGTCCACTTCGCCCAGACCGCGGAGCGCGGAAAGTTCGACTTCATGTTCCTCGCCGAGGGACTGCGCCTACGCGAGCAGGGTGGCGAGATCTACGACCTCGACGTCGTCGGTCGCCCCGACACCTTCACGGTGCTGGCTGCGCTCGCCGCGGTGACGGATCGTCTCGGTCTCACCGGCACGATCAACTCGACGTTCAACGAACCCTATGAGGTCGCCCGGCAGTTCGCGTCACTCGACCACCTATCCGACGGCCGTGCGGCGTGGAACGTGGTGACGTCGTGGGATGCCTTCACCGGCGAGAACTTCCGCCGCGGCGGATTCCTGGCCGAAGATCAGCGGTACGGGCGCGCCGAGAGCTTCCTCGAGGCCGCGAACACCCTCTTCGACGCGTGGCGGGGAGACGAGGTCGTCGCGGACAAGGACAGCGGCGTCTTCCTCTCCGATCCGACTGCCGGCGCGTTCACCTACTCGAGCGCGCACTTCGACATCGCCGGGCGGTTCAACGTACCGCGAAGCCCGCAGGGCAGACCGGTCATCTTCCAGGCCGGCGACTCCGGCCGCGGACGCGAATTCGCCGCTGTCGCAGCCGATGCCATCTTCTCCCGGCACGGCACGCTGGAGGACGGACAGGCCTTCTACGCCGACGTGAAGGACCGGCTGCCGAAGTACGGCCGCAAGCGCGATCAACTCCTCATCCTGCCCGCCGCGACGTTCGTCCTCGGCGACACGGATACCGAAGCGGCCGAGATCGCTCACGACGTACGCCTTGCACAGGTCTCCCCGCAGACGGCGATCAGGTTCCTCGAGCAGCTGTGGAACCGCGACCTGTCCGACCATGATCCCGACGGGCCGTTGCCGACTATCGATCCGATCGTCGGGGAGAACACCATCGCCCGCGGCCGGGCGAGCGTGCGGATGCACCGCGATCCGGTCGCCACCGCGAACGCCTGGCGCGCGCGGGCGGAGGCCGAGAACCTGACGTCCCGTGAGCTCATCGTCGAAGTCACCGGGCGGCAGAACTTCGTCGGGTCGGCGGACACGGTCGCCGACACGATCAACCGTCTGGTCCAGGCCGACGCCAGTGACGGATTCATCCTCGTCCCCCATGTCACGCCGGGCGGGCTGGACGCCTTCGTCGACCAGGTCGTGCCGTTGCTTCAGGAACGGGGGGTGTTCCGGGCCGACTACGAGGGCACCACCCTGCGCGACCACCTCGGTCTGCGGCACCCGGTGACGGCGGGGGGCGCCGTCGCGGAGGTGTGAGTTCACGCCCAGCGGAGGGCATCCGACTGCGTTCACGCGCCGACATGGCGCCCCAGACGCCGTGCGTCTCTCCTCCGATCGGTCGTGTCACCCCCTCACCGTCGCCGGTAAGTCGGTCGTTGACCAGACATCGACTCGGCGTGAATGGAGGTCGCCGCCCCGGGGGCGGGTCTACGATCGACGTTTGCCGATTCCGACAGCAGCAAGGACATCGCGGTGCAGACCAAACTGGAGTCCACGACGTCGCCGCCCGGGGCCGGCCACACCCCGCCGTTCCGAGCCGCCCTCGTCCTGGGTGCCCTCGGCGTCGTGTTCGGTGACATCGGCACCAGCCCGATCTATACCCTTCAGACGCTGTTCAGCCCGACCGACCCGCACCCGGTACCGATCAGCACCAACAACGTGTACGGCGTTGTGTCCCTGATCTTCTGGTCGGTGATGATCATCGTCACGCTGACCTACATCACGCTGGTGATGCGCGCCGACAACGACGGTGAGGGCGGCATCATGGCGCTCATCACGATGCTCAAACACGGCTCGGCGACCCGCGGTCGGCGCACCGCCGCAATCCTGGCCGGGTTGGGTCTGTTCGGCGCCTCGCTGTTCTTCGGCGACAGCATGATCACCCCCGCCATCTCGGTGCTGTCGTCGATCGAGGGCGTCAAGGTCATCACTGCGGACCTCGAGGAGTGGATCGTCCCGATCACCGCGGTGATCATCGTGGCGCTGTTCACGGTGCAGCGCCACGGCACGGCCAAGGTCGGCCGGTTCTTCGGTCCGGTGATGGCCGTATGGTTCCTCGCGATCGGGGCATGCGGCATCAAGGGCATCATCGGTCACCCGGAGATCCTCAAGGCGTTGTCGCCCACCTATGCGCTGTCATTCATGGTCGGCCACTTCCACATTGCCTTCTTCGCGCTGGCCGCCGTGGTCCTCGCCGTCACCGGTGCCGAGGCGCTCTACGCCGACATGGGACATTTCGGTCGACGGCCGATCACCCTGGCGTGGTTGTTCGCCGTTCTGCCCGCGTGCGTCCTGAACTACTTCGGGCAGGGCGCCCTGCTTCTCGGTGACGAAAGTTCGGTCAGCGCGCCGTTCTTCCTGCTCATCCCAAGTTGGGCCCGACTCCCCATGGTGCTTCTCGCCACCGCGGCGACCATCATTGCGTCGCAAGCGGTGATCACCGGCGCGTTCTCCGTCGCTGCGCAGGCTGCCAAGCTCGGACTCCTGCCGCGGTTGCGCATCGTCCACACCTCGGCATCGGCGTACGGACAGGTGTACGTTCCGGCGATCAACTGGATGCTGATGGTGTCCGTGCTGATCCTGGTGTTCGCCTTCGAGAGTTCGGACAAGCTCGCCTATGCCTACGGCATGGCGGTCATCGGCACCATCACGATCGTCACGTTGCTGTTCTTCTACCTCGCCAGGACGCGATGGCGGACGCCGCTGTGGATGGTGTTGACCGGCGGTGGGGCTCTGCTGTTCGTCGACCTGCTCTTCCTGTCGGCCAACCTGACGAAGCTGGTCCACGGTGCGTGGCTGCCGCTGTTGATCGCCGTCTCGGCGTGGACGGTCATGATGACGTGGGAGCGCGGCCGCATGTTGGTCACCAACGCCCGCGGAAAACTGGAGGGGCCGCTGCGCGAGTTCGTCGACGGGCTCGACCGATACGAGCCGCCACTGACCCGAGTGCCAGGCACCGCGGTGTTCCTCAACCGCGGCAAGGAGACTGCACCGCTGGCGATGCGCGCCAACGTCGAACACAGTCACGTCCGCCACGAGCACGTGGTGATCATCACCATCGAGACGGAGCCCGTGCCGCGCGTACCGCCGGACGAGCGGCTGGAGGTCGATGCGCTCGGCTACTCCCATGACGGAATCATTCACGTGACAGCACGATTCGGCTACATGGAGCCCTCGGACGTTCCCGCCGCGCTGCGCATGCTCGACCCGGAACAAACGGAGGGGACGATCGACGTCGACCAGGCCTCCTACTTCCTCTCGAAGTTGGAACTCGCCGCGGGACCGGAGCCGACCATGCCACCGTGGCGCAAGCGCCTGTTCATCGCCACCTCCTACCTAGCGTCGGACGCCACGGACTTCTTCCACCTGCCCCACGACCGGACGGTGGTCATGGGTTCGCGGATCGAATTCTGATAAACGCCCGTGCCACGGCGATGGCCACGGTATGTAGATAGGCATGGGTGCGGGGGCGTATGTGGGGCGAATCGGTGGACTGGCAGTAGCACTCGGCATCGGCGCGGCGGTATTCACCGGCCAAGCCGTCGCATCGGCCGAACCCGACGGCTCTACCACGTCGAGCGGCGCGACCGCCGGGCCTGCCTCGACCTCGACGTCGAGCGGGCCGTCGACCGAATCCTCAGGCACTGACGCGAAGACGACGCCGGAACCCGATACCTCGACGGACGAGCCGGCGCCGTCGCGGAACGATGATGATCGAGCCGATCACGAGCGGCCGTCCGGCAGCCTGGTGAAAGGCCATCGGCGGTCGGGGCAGACGTCGCGGGAGCCGTCGGTGCGGGCCATGACGGTGGTCACGGATCGGGAGAAGGACCAAGACCAGGTCACCCGCTCCTCGACCGCGCCCGCCGCCGAAGCGTCGACGGAAGCCGCTGCGACCCCGACGGCCCCCACGACCCCGACGCCCCCGGCACAGGAGAGCCGGAACCTCGCCGACGTCACGACGACTGCCGTCACGAGTGTCATTGCCCCACAGCCGAGTTCGGTGACCGGCGATACGCCGATCGCGCCCGCGGAATCGCCGTTGGCGTGGACGCTGCTGGCGGCGACCCGTCGCGAGCCCTTCGGCAGCTCGCCGGCCCCCAGTGCCGCGGTCACTCCGGTGGGCAACTCGCTGGTCCAACCCGTCAGCCCGGTGCCCGTCGTGGCGATCACCCAAACGGCACCGCTCGAGATATTGCAACGATTGCCGGTGATCGGACCACTGCTGCTGACGCCGATCGTCGCGATCATCCACCAGATCCCCTTGATCGGCGACGTCCTCCACCCGTATCTCGGCTACCCGGTGCAGTGGGGTCTGGCGCCCGGGACACCGGTGCCGCGCGACGTCAAGGTGGTGTCGTTCGATGGCGCGCAGATCTACGTCCACTTCTTCCCCGCAGCCGGGCTCGTATCGGGCGTCCGGGCCCCCACGGTTCTCGACGGGCCCGGGCTGGCCCTGCCCGGGTCGACGAACTACCTCTCCGAGAAGGACGAGTTCCTGCCGAACGACGTGATCGGCATCGGCGCGCTGCGCAATGCCGGGTACAACGTCGTCACCTGGGATCCCCGCGGGGAGTGGAGTTCTGGTGGCCAGTTGGAGATCGACTCGCCGGACTTCGAAGCCAGGGACGTCTCGGCGATCATCAGCTGGTTGGCCACCCTGCCCGAGGTTCAGCTCGACCATCCCGAGGACCCGGCCGCGCTCGACCCGCGACTGGGGATGGTCGGCGCCTCATATGGCGGCGG contains:
- a CDS encoding LLM class flavin-dependent oxidoreductase, whose protein sequence is MPGSSDRLHLAIALDGTGWHPASWREPEARPADLLTAGYWTDLVVEAERGLVDFVTIEDGLTLQSEHPFHPDDRTDRVRGRLDATLIASRVAPRTRHVGLIPTVIATHTEPFHVSKAIATLDYVSSARAGVRVQVTAREDAARNFGRRNMSDPSDADDLMGEAADYVEVVRRLWDSWEDGAEIRDITTGRFVDRKKLHYIDFEGSRFSVKGPSITPRPPQGQPVVAALGHAQPVYELIADAADVGFVTPHDPAEVTTLVQAIAAHRRDPAPVRVFADLVVFLDDTAEAATRRRERLDHVAGREYRSDAEIFAGTPTELADLLQQWHEAGADGFRLRPATLPHDLRQVTNALVPELQSRGLFRTAYPGSTLRETLDLPRPANRYSTAQDHA
- a CDS encoding PIG-L deacetylase family protein, whose product is MTERVPVLMIVHAHPDDESSQTGGTLARYAAAGCHTVLVTCTDGARGDAGDTGAKPGDDGHDPRRVAAHRSGELAAAATALGVGEVVELGYPDSGLPADDERVAADAFSVRPSGPMMTRVVELIRRYEPDVLVTYPPNGLSGHPDHIRTHELVAAAHGAIANDARGGHVPRLYYIAMSFSRLRAVQSDVRGAFGADAWVPPDELGVDDSEVTTVIDVGAFWAQKLAALAAHASQSDAAVMLRLFTMAGESAKSVARVEEYVRAYPPVGTPVGEIERDFFGATASA
- a CDS encoding DUF2237 family protein; this encodes MADLNVLGGPLDPCGTEPMTGFHRDGCCSTGAEDVGLHTICAVVTTEFLEHQRSIGNDLSTPMPQYRFPGLVPGDRWCVTAVNWLRAQQDGYAAPVVLAASHERTLDVVALEVLRQHAVDVPDDLGSL
- a CDS encoding potassium transporter Kup; protein product: MEVAAPGAGLRSTFADSDSSKDIAVQTKLESTTSPPGAGHTPPFRAALVLGALGVVFGDIGTSPIYTLQTLFSPTDPHPVPISTNNVYGVVSLIFWSVMIIVTLTYITLVMRADNDGEGGIMALITMLKHGSATRGRRTAAILAGLGLFGASLFFGDSMITPAISVLSSIEGVKVITADLEEWIVPITAVIIVALFTVQRHGTAKVGRFFGPVMAVWFLAIGACGIKGIIGHPEILKALSPTYALSFMVGHFHIAFFALAAVVLAVTGAEALYADMGHFGRRPITLAWLFAVLPACVLNYFGQGALLLGDESSVSAPFFLLIPSWARLPMVLLATAATIIASQAVITGAFSVAAQAAKLGLLPRLRIVHTSASAYGQVYVPAINWMLMVSVLILVFAFESSDKLAYAYGMAVIGTITIVTLLFFYLARTRWRTPLWMVLTGGGALLFVDLLFLSANLTKLVHGAWLPLLIAVSAWTVMMTWERGRMLVTNARGKLEGPLREFVDGLDRYEPPLTRVPGTAVFLNRGKETAPLAMRANVEHSHVRHEHVVIITIETEPVPRVPPDERLEVDALGYSHDGIIHVTARFGYMEPSDVPAALRMLDPEQTEGTIDVDQASYFLSKLELAAGPEPTMPPWRKRLFIATSYLASDATDFFHLPHDRTVVMGSRIEF
- a CDS encoding NtaA/DmoA family FMN-dependent monooxygenase (This protein belongs to a clade of FMN-dependent monooxygenases, within a broader family of flavin-dependent oxidoreductases, the luciferase-like monooxygenase (LMM) family, some of whose members use coenzyme F420 rather than FMN.); this encodes MTKALKQIHLAAHFPGVNNTTVWSDPESGSHIDFSSFVHFAQTAERGKFDFMFLAEGLRLREQGGEIYDLDVVGRPDTFTVLAALAAVTDRLGLTGTINSTFNEPYEVARQFASLDHLSDGRAAWNVVTSWDAFTGENFRRGGFLAEDQRYGRAESFLEAANTLFDAWRGDEVVADKDSGVFLSDPTAGAFTYSSAHFDIAGRFNVPRSPQGRPVIFQAGDSGRGREFAAVAADAIFSRHGTLEDGQAFYADVKDRLPKYGRKRDQLLILPAATFVLGDTDTEAAEIAHDVRLAQVSPQTAIRFLEQLWNRDLSDHDPDGPLPTIDPIVGENTIARGRASVRMHRDPVATANAWRARAEAENLTSRELIVEVTGRQNFVGSADTVADTINRLVQADASDGFILVPHVTPGGLDAFVDQVVPLLQERGVFRADYEGTTLRDHLGLRHPVTAGGAVAEV
- a CDS encoding S15 peptidase family protein, whose amino-acid sequence is MGAGAYVGRIGGLAVALGIGAAVFTGQAVASAEPDGSTTSSGATAGPASTSTSSGPSTESSGTDAKTTPEPDTSTDEPAPSRNDDDRADHERPSGSLVKGHRRSGQTSREPSVRAMTVVTDREKDQDQVTRSSTAPAAEASTEAAATPTAPTTPTPPAQESRNLADVTTTAVTSVIAPQPSSVTGDTPIAPAESPLAWTLLAATRREPFGSSPAPSAAVTPVGNSLVQPVSPVPVVAITQTAPLEILQRLPVIGPLLLTPIVAIIHQIPLIGDVLHPYLGYPVQWGLAPGTPVPRDVKVVSFDGAQIYVHFFPAAGLVSGVRAPTVLDGPGLALPGSTNYLSEKDEFLPNDVIGIGALRNAGYNVVTWDPRGEWSSGGQLEIDSPDFEARDVSAIISWLATLPEVQLDHPEDPAALDPRLGMVGASYGGGIQLVTAAIDHRIDAIVPTIAWNSLNSSLYKNESFKSSWGTLLVAALAGTFARPNPALYPAAIFGALTGLVTPENQTLLDDRGPGDLVGQITAPTLLIQGTVDTLFTLAEADANAKALLANHVDTKVVWFCGGHGTCVSSVNDGVLVQQSTLTWLAHYVKQDASVSTGPAFEWVDQHGTQLSSDGYPVTPGSPLVATSTAGGVLPLVPFIGGSGPQLGVFLTGPLGALLGLPSGAAAFNAYNLTIPAPTATTYVVGAPELTFTYTGLGTSRHVYAQLVDDSTGLVLGNLVTPVPVTLDGQSHVVTVKLEQVAQTLAPGQTVTLQLVASAVPYETINSLGALQVSIITLTLPTADPNSVTVRSQA